The following nucleotide sequence is from Bradyrhizobium roseum.
TTCATCTGGGAGCTGTTTGCGCGGCCGCCGATGCAGTTCGATACCGCCAATTTGCTGACGCTGGCCTATGTCGCGCTGTTTCCCTCGACGATCGCCTACCTCTGCTACAATCGCGGCGTGCAACTGATCGGCGCCAACCGCGCCGCGCCGTTCTTCCACGTGGTGCCGGTGTTCGGCACCGTGATGTCGATCATTTTCCTGGGCGAACATCCGCAAGCGTTCCACTTGATCGGCTTCGCGCTGGTGCTGACCGGGGTGTTTGTGGCGTCGCGGAAGGCGTCGGCGTAGCATAAGGTCGGGCGAGCGCGGTGACTTGGCCTGGCAAATCCGCTATCCCTTGGTCCCGTTTTACCAGAGCATCCCATGAGAGCCCGCGCCAGCCATCTGATGATCGGCATCCTGACCCTCGCTTTGATCGGCGGGGCGCTCGGGGGCTGGCTCGGCTATCAGAAGCTCATCAGCGCCAAGCAGAAGACGGCATTCCGGGTGATCTTCGAAGGTTCGGCCTCGGGCCTGCGCAAGGGCGGCAGCGTGAATTTTGCCGGCATCCGGGTCGGCGAGGTGGTGTCGCTCAAGCTCGACCATCCGCGCCGTGTCGTCGCGCTCACCATGATCGACGGCAACACGCCCGTGAAGAGCGACACCCAGGTCGGCCTCGAATTCCAGGGGCTGACCGGCATCGCGGCGATCTCGTTCACCGGCGGCTCCGACGAGGCGCCGCCGCCGCGAAAGGGCGCGGACGGCATTCCCGAACTGACCGCCGATCCCGACGGAACGCTCAACACCCAGGAAAAAATCCGAGTGGCGCTGCGCAACGTCGACAAGATCATCGTGGACAACGAGGCAGCGGTGAAGGATACGCTGCGAAATTTTGAAAGCTTCACCGCCTCGCTGTCCGGCAACGGCGCCAAGATCACCAGCGTCATCGCGGCCGCCGAGGATGGCATCGCCGCTGTCGACGGCGCGCTGGACAAGACCAAGAATTTTCTCGGCAGTCTCGCCAGTGACAAGTATGGCGGCGAGTTGCTGCCGACCGTGATCTCGATGCGCGAGCTGATCGAGAGTTTCGACAAGAAGTCCGGCGCGGTCATCGCCGACACCCGCAAGATGTTCGGCGAACTCAGCCAGTCGATCAATTCAAGCAAATTCGGCGCCGGCCCGCCCTCCAGACGATAGCCATTGAGTCAAGAACCAAGAAAAACGGAAACGCCTGACGTGCTCGACAAATCAACCGCTGCGACCGCCGCCCCGCCCGCCACCGTGACCCGCGCCGAGAACACCGTGCCGCGGCATCTGCAGAAATATCTTTCGCTCGACGATTTCGAGGCGACGGCGCGACGGCGGATTCCGAAATTCCTGTACGGCTACATTTCCGGCGGCGCCGAGACCGACGCGGCCGTACGCGACAACCGCGCCGCTTTCGACGAATACGGCTTCGTGCCGCGCGTGCTCAACGACGTCTCCGGCCGCGACCAGACAACGACATTGTTCGGCAAGACCTACGCCTCGCCGTTCGGCATTCCGCCGATGGGATCTTCAGCGCTCTGCGCCTATCGCGGCGATATCGTGCTGACTCAGGCGGCAAAAGCCGAGAACGTGCCGATGATCCTCAGCGCGTCCTCGCTGATCACGCTGGAGGATGTGCGCGCCGCCAACCAGGCGGCGTGGTACCAGGCCTATCTCGCCGGCCTGCCCGAGCGGATCGAGCCGCTGGTCGACCGCGTGGCGGCGGCGGGCTACGACACCTTCGTCGTCACCGCCGACGTGCCGGTGCCGCCGAACCGCGAGAACAACATCCGCAACGGCTTTCAGGTACCGCTCGCGATCACGCCGCAAATTGCCTGGGATACGGTCACGCATCCGCACTGGCTGTTCGGCACCTGGGCGCGCACGGTCAAGAATTTCGGCATGCCGCATTTCGAGAATATGGACGCCAGGCGCGGCCCACCGGTGCTGGCGAAGAATTTGATGCGCAACATCGGCGCCCGCGACCAGCTCGCCTGGAAGCACGTCGAACTGATCCGCAGGAGGTGGAAGGGCAAGCTCGTCGTCAAGGGACTGGTGTCGCCGGCGGATGCAAGAATCGCGCGCGAGAGCGGCGTCGACGGCGTGATGCTGTCCAACCATGGCGGACGCCAGCTCGATTACACCATGTCAGGCCTGCGCACGCTGCCGGAGATCGCAGCCGAGGCAAAGGGCATGACGATCATGGTCGACGGCGGCATCCGCCGCGGCACCGATGTCATCAAGGCCCTGGCGCTCGGCGCGCAGTTCGTCTGGATCGGACGGCCGTTCCTCTACGCCGCGATCGCCGGCGGCGAAGCCGGCGTGCAGCGCGCGATCTCGCTGCTGAAAGCCGAAATCGACCGCGACCTGGCGCTGCTGGGCATCCGCTCGATCGGCGAGATCACACCGGATCTGGTGCGGAAGTTTTAGTTTTGTAGCCTGGATGAGCGTAGCGACATCCGGGACAGTTGTATCCGCGGACGGGCCCTGTCCCGGGTATCGCTGCGCTCACCCCGGCTACGGATTCGCGGCGTCGAAACTCACCCCATCTTGAACTTGCTGTACGCTTCCTTCGTCGCGATGATTACATGCTCGGCGCAGCCATTGGTGCGGTGGGGATCGCAGCGCTGCTCGTAATCATCCGACGTCATCATGTCGATGAAGGCCGACACCGTGGGATAATAAACCAGCGCCAGGTAATCCCATCGATTGCCGGCCTCCTCCCCCAGCGCGACCGCCTTGGCATCGCCGGTCCACAGCAGCGTGCCGCCGCGCGCCTTGATCATCGGCACCGTGAGCGCGCTGTAGCGCAGATAGGCGTCCCATCCCGAGCCGTCGCCATCGAGCGAGCACTCGCGAAACCGCATCAGGTTCACCATTACCACCTGCGCCTGTGGATCGAGCGCCTGCAGGCCTTTCACATTCAACAAATCCACCGCCATCGACCAACCCTCGCGACAATTTGGGGCATTGTAGCATTGCAGGCATGGGACTTGTCGCCCACCGGAAAATCCGGCCCTATCGACGCGCGATCATGACCGAGCCTGCACCCGCGCCCGCTGCCATCCATCCCTTAAGGTGGCTCAACAACCAGCCCTATCTGCTGCTGACCCTGACCTCGCTGTTCTGGGCCGGCAACATCGTGCTGGCGCGACATGTTGCCGGCCACGTGCCGCCACTGACGCTGTCCTGCGTGCGCTGGATCGGCACCTTCCTGATCCTGCTGCCGTTTGCCTGGCCGCACCTGAAGCAGGACTGGCCGGTGCTGCGCGCGCATCTGCCGATGATGCTGTTCCTGTCGCTGGTCGGGTTTGCCTACAACAACGCGATCTCCTACTGGGCCCTGCAATATACCGAGGCGTTGAACGCGCTCTTGATCCAGTCGTCCGGCCCGCTGTTCGTCGCGCTGTGGTCGCTCATTCTGTTCGGCGTCCGCCTCACGCCCGCGCAGCTCGCCGGCATCACCATCTCGCTCGCGGGCGTGCTGACCATCATCCTGCGCGGCGATTTTTCCGCGCTTGCCGGCATCAGCTTCAACCGCGGCGACCTGATGTTTGCCAGCTCCCTGGTATCGTTCGGACTCTATTCGGCGCTGATCCCGCGGCGGCCGGTGACGCATGCGCTGTCGCTGATCTCGTTCACCACCTGCTGCGGCGCCCTGATGCTGGTGCCTTTCTCGATCTGGGAATATTCGACCGGCGCCACGCTGAAATTCGACGCGATCTCGATGGCGACGCTGGCCTATGCCCTGATCTTTCCGTCGACGCTGGCCTATATGTTCTTCAACCGCGGGCTGGCGTTGATCGGGCCCAACCGCGCCGCGCCGTTCTTTCATCTGGTGCCGGTGTTCGGCTCCGCGATGGCGATCTTGCTGCTCGGTGAACGGTTGCAGTTATTCCATCTGGTGGGCTATGCGCTGGTGCTGGCCGGCGTCGTCATCGCCTCCAGGCGGGCTTCGGCAAATAAGGCCTGAACCGACCTGCGGCACGGCGTCCTGCCGGCTTCCCCTTTCGATCCCGGCAGGCTAGCGTGCCGGCCAATCGAACCAAAAACAAACGAGGAAACAACTACATGTTCGCGTTATGGAAACGGTACCGGTACGCTGCGGCGGCCCCCCTGATGCTGGCGATGGTCGCCACGGCTGCCGCGCAGGCTCCTTACCCGAACCGCAACGTTACGCTGGTGCTGCCGTTCGCCGCCGGCAGCGGCACCGACACCACCACGCGCCTGATCGGAAAAGAACTCGGCACCGCGCTCGGCGTCAGTACCGTGATCGAGAACAAGGCCGGCGCCAATGGCTCGATCGCGGCGAGCTTCGTGGCGCGCTCGCCCGCGGACGGCTACACGCTGTTCGTGACCACCAACACGACGCATTCGGCCAATCCGTATCTGCTCAAGACCATGAGCTACGACCCGATCAAGGACTTCACCCCGATCGCGCGCACCGGCGACCTGCCCTTCATGCTGGTGATCCACCCGGACATCCCGGCGAACTCGGTGGCCGAACTGATCGCGCTGGCGAAGAAGGAGCCGGGGAAATACTCCTATGCCAGCGGCAGCTCCTCGGCGATCGTGTCGGGGGCGACTTTCGCACGCCTCGCCGGCATCGACCTGCTGCACGTGCCCTACAAGAGCTCGCCGCCGGCCCTCACCGACGTGATCGCCGGCCGCGTCTCGATGATGTTCATCGACGTCCCGACCGGCCTGCCGCACGTCAATGCCAAGGCGCTGAAGTCGCTCGCGGTGACGACCAAGAAGCGTTCGGCGCTGCTGCCCGATCTCCCGACCATGGACGACACGGTGAAGGGCTTCGATATCACCTCATGGCAGGGCTATCTCGGCCCGGCCAACATGCCGAAGGATATCGTCGTCAAGCTGAATGCGGAAATCCGCAAGGTCATCGAACGGCCCGACATCAAGAAGCAGCTCGCCGAGCGCGGCATGGAGGCCTTTTCCGGCACGCCGGAGGAATTCGACGCCTTCCTGAAGGAGCAGCTCGTGCTGTGGGAGAAACTGATCGCGGACGCCGGAATCGAGAAGCAGTAGCTCCTCTCCGTCATGGCCGGGCTTGTCCCGGCTATCCACGTCCTCCGTTGTCACGGTTCTTAAAACGTGAATGCCCGGGACACGCCCGGGCATGACGAAGTGGAAACAACGGGGTGTCGCGTCCGGAAAGCCTACGCCGCGCGCACCTTGGCTAAAAACTCGTCGACCGCGCTGCGCAGCATGCCGGACTGGGTGTCGAGCTCGCGGGCATTCGCCAGCACTTCGGACGCCGCCTTGCCGGTTGCGGCTGCAGCCGTGGTGACGCCGCCGATATGGCTGGAAACCTCGTTCGATCCGGCCGCCACCGACTGGATGTTCCTGGCGATCTCGCGCGTCGCGCCGCCCTGCTGCTCGACCGCGGTCGAGATCGAAAGCGTGATCTCGCTCATCTGCGAAATCGTTTCGGTGATGCCGCCGATCGAGGACACGGCTTCGCTGGTTGAGGCCTGCATGGCCGCGACCTGCGAGGAAATTTCCTCGGTCGCCTTCGCCGTCTGATTGGCGAGCGCCTTCACTTCCGATGCCACGACCGCAAAGCCGCGGCCTGAATCGCCGGCGCGCGCCGCTTCGATGGTGGCGTTGAGCGCCAGCAGGTTGGTTTGCGCCGCGATCGAATGGATCAGCTTGACCACCTCGCCGATCTTCTCGGCGCCGGTGGAGAGCGCGCCGACGGTGGCGTTGGTGCGCTCGGCGTCGCTGACCGCCTTGCTGGCGATCTCGCTGGAGCGCGCCACCTGGCGGGAGATCTCGGTCACCGAGCTGGAGAGTTCTTCGGCGGCTGACGCCACCGTGCCGACATTGTCGGACGAGCGCTGCGACGCCGCGCTGACGGTCGCCGCCCGCGCGCTGGCGTCGCTGGCGGTGGCCGTCATCGACTGCGCAGTGGTCTGCATGCCGGCAGCCGCCGTCGACACCGAGCGGACGATGCCGGTGACGCTGCGCTCGAAATCGCCGGCGATCTGTGCCATCGCCGCCCGCCTGTCCGCCTCGGCCCGCGCCTGCACGTCGGCTTCCTTTTGTTCAAGGCCGCGGATGCGTACTGCATTGTCCTTGAAGATCTGCACCGTCGCGGCCATCGCGCCGATCTCGTCGCTGCGACCGATACCGGGGATCTCGCCGTCGAGTTTACCCTCGGCGAGCTCTTGCATGCGGGCGCCGAGCTGTCCGAGCGGCTTTGAAATGCTGCGGCCAATCAGCCAGGCGATGCTGCCGGCAACCAGACCGATGCCGAGAATGGCCAATCCGAGCAGCCAGGCCAGCGGCTTCATCCGTGTGTCGAGATCGTCGAGATAGGCGCCGGTGCCGACGAACATATTCCAGCCGGGAATCGGAACCGCGTAGGAGAATTTGCGGATCAGTTCTTCCTGTCCGGGCCTGCGATACTCATAGCGCAGCGTGACTTCGCCGTCCTTGACGATCCCGTCGCGCAGTTCGCGCACCAGCTTGCGGCCGCCGGTGTCGATGTCCATGCGGTTCTGGCCGATCTGGCTCGCGACAGGCGCCAGCACCGCGATGCCGTCCATCGTGTAGGCGAACACGTAGCCATTGCCATTGTCGAAGGTCAGCGTGTTGCCGCGCTTGCTGAATTCGGCGATCGCCGCCTCCTTCGTCATCTGGCCCGCGGCGACCTGCTTCTGCAGGCCGAGCGCCATGTTGCGCGCCATGTCGACGATAGCCCTGGTCTGCTCGATGCGCCCGTTGAGCATTTCACGCTGCATCAGATAGCCTGCGAGGATGCCGGCGGCGCAGAGACCGAGCAGGGTCACACCCACCAGAATGCCGAGCTTGGGGGTGATCTTGAGATTGGTGAGCTTCACGGGAGATCTCCAGAAAGGACGTGCGACTTGGCTGTTGGATTCCGTGACGGTATCTTGAGACCCTTTAGCGGTTTGTTACGATGGGTGGCGCAAGCCCGTGTTTTTATTGAAGAAAGCAACCATCGATTGTAGCGGATGGCTATCAGGTCGCGTAAAAGGGGAAATCGCAATTAAACATGCGTGGCGGCGTCCGCCGTCCCCAACCAACACCGAAAATAAATCGGGAGCAGGAAATGCCGAAATTCAGGGTGGTCACGCCAAAAGGCGCGAGCTTCACGGTTGCCGGCAGCGGCTACGACTACGAGAAGGAAGCGCTCGATCCGATCGGGGCCGAAATCGTCGAGGCGCCGGCCAATGAGGCGGAATTCATCGCTGCCGCGAAGACCGCGGATGCGATCTACGCCAAGGGCATGCCGATCACCAAGGCGGTGATCGACGCGCTGGAAAATTGCAAGGTGATCACGCTCGGCAGCGTCGGCGTCGACAGCGTCGACGTCAAGGCCGCCACCGCCCGCGGCATTCCCGTCACCAACATCCCCGACACCTTCATCGAGGAGGTCGCCGACCACGCCATGATGCTCCTGCTGAGCGGGTTTCGTCGGCTGGTCGAGCAGGACAAGATGGTGCGCACCGGCCGCTGGTCGGAGGGCCGCCCCGCGCTGTTGAAGATCCCGCGGCTGATGGGTCAGACGCTCGGCTTCATCTCGTTCGGCCGGGTGGCGCGCGCGGTCGCCAAGCGCGCGGCCCCCTTCGGCCTGCGCATGATGGCCTACGATCCCTTCATCCAGGAAACGCTGATTTCCGACCATGGCGTGATCCCGGCGACGCTGTCAGAGGTCCTCGCCCAGTCGGACTTCTTGTCGATGCATGCGCCTGCGCGGCCCGAGGTCCATCACATGCTGGGCGAGAAGCACTTCAGGCAAATGAAGAAGAGCGCCATCTTCATCAATACCGGCCGTGGCGCGACAGTGGACGAGGAAGCGCTCGTCAAGGCGCTGCAGGAAGGCTGGATCGCGCATGCTGCGCTCGACGTGCTGGAAAAGGAACCGCCGTCCCACAACAACCCGATACTTTCGATGGAGAACGTCACCCTCACCGCCCACGTGGCGTCGGCATCGGCACGATTCGACGAGGCGCGCAAGCGCCGCGTAGGCTACGAATTGTCACTGGTCCTGCAGGGGATGTGGCCGGTAAGCTGCGTCAATCCGTCGGTGCTGCAAAATACCTCGCTTCGACGCTGGCAACCTGTCAGCATGGATCGCGGTCCGAACAGCTAGAGCTGATCCGAAAGGTCATGCTTTAGACGGCAAGAAGCGTCTTTGGGCGAAACGGAGAACGGTCCGTGCCCGCAAGGCGCAAGAAGAACAAGAGTGAATTGCCTCGGCTCCGATTGGAACCAGGGGCCTGAGCGTTCACCGGCGATTAAACGCCGGGAACAAGGAAACCAAGGAGAAGCTTTTTATGACCAATCAGATCACCCGCCGCGACGCGTTGGCTCTGGGCGTTTCCGCCGCCGCGCTGGCGGCTACCGGCGCTTCGGCCCAGACCACCTCCGCCATCAAGGCCGCCGACGTCGCCGCCCCCAAATTCGCAATTGAAAAGGGCGCCAGCCTGCGCATGCTTCGTCCAGTGCGCTTCGTGCAGGCCGACGAAGACGTGTTTCGCGCCAATGCTGCAAAATTCAGCAAGGAGACCGGCGTCGAGGTCAAGGTCGACTTCGTCGGCTGGGAGGACATCAACCAGCAGACCGCGGTGACTTCGAACTCCGGCGCCGGCCCCGACATGATCATCGGCTTCTCCGACGCGCCGCACATCTATGCCGACAAGCTGGTCGAACTGAACGACGTTGCCGATTATCTCGGCAAGCGCTACGGCGGCTGGCTGCCGCTGGCGCAAACCTACGGCAAGCGCAGCAAGAGCGACGCCTGGATCGGATTGCCGTTCGGCGCCACCGCCGGCCCGCTGATCTACCGCAAATCGGTGCTGAAATCGGTCGGCTATGACAAGGTTCCGGAAGATCATGCCGGAATTCTCGAGCTATGCCAGAAGCTGCAGAAGGCCGGCAAACCGGCGGGCTTCGCCCTCGGCAATGCCAAGGGCGACGGCAACGGCTTTGCCAACTGGGTGCTGTGGTCGCACAACGCTTCCTTGCTCGATGAAGAGGGCAACATCGTCATCAACAGCAAGGAAACCATCGCCGCGCTGAAGTGGGTCAAGGAACTTTACCCGACTTTCATTGCCG
It contains:
- a CDS encoding DMT family transporter, with protein sequence MTEPAPAPAAIHPLRWLNNQPYLLLTLTSLFWAGNIVLARHVAGHVPPLTLSCVRWIGTFLILLPFAWPHLKQDWPVLRAHLPMMLFLSLVGFAYNNAISYWALQYTEALNALLIQSSGPLFVALWSLILFGVRLTPAQLAGITISLAGVLTIILRGDFSALAGISFNRGDLMFASSLVSFGLYSALIPRRPVTHALSLISFTTCCGALMLVPFSIWEYSTGATLKFDAISMATLAYALIFPSTLAYMFFNRGLALIGPNRAAPFFHLVPVFGSAMAILLLGERLQLFHLVGYALVLAGVVIASRRASANKA
- a CDS encoding alpha-hydroxy acid oxidase, producing the protein MPRHLQKYLSLDDFEATARRRIPKFLYGYISGGAETDAAVRDNRAAFDEYGFVPRVLNDVSGRDQTTTLFGKTYASPFGIPPMGSSALCAYRGDIVLTQAAKAENVPMILSASSLITLEDVRAANQAAWYQAYLAGLPERIEPLVDRVAAAGYDTFVVTADVPVPPNRENNIRNGFQVPLAITPQIAWDTVTHPHWLFGTWARTVKNFGMPHFENMDARRGPPVLAKNLMRNIGARDQLAWKHVELIRRRWKGKLVVKGLVSPADARIARESGVDGVMLSNHGGRQLDYTMSGLRTLPEIAAEAKGMTIMVDGGIRRGTDVIKALALGAQFVWIGRPFLYAAIAGGEAGVQRAISLLKAEIDRDLALLGIRSIGEITPDLVRKF
- a CDS encoding C-terminal binding protein — protein: MPKFRVVTPKGASFTVAGSGYDYEKEALDPIGAEIVEAPANEAEFIAAAKTADAIYAKGMPITKAVIDALENCKVITLGSVGVDSVDVKAATARGIPVTNIPDTFIEEVADHAMMLLLSGFRRLVEQDKMVRTGRWSEGRPALLKIPRLMGQTLGFISFGRVARAVAKRAAPFGLRMMAYDPFIQETLISDHGVIPATLSEVLAQSDFLSMHAPARPEVHHMLGEKHFRQMKKSAIFINTGRGATVDEEALVKALQEGWIAHAALDVLEKEPPSHNNPILSMENVTLTAHVASASARFDEARKRRVGYELSLVLQGMWPVSCVNPSVLQNTSLRRWQPVSMDRGPNS
- a CDS encoding ABC transporter substrate-binding protein; this encodes MTNQITRRDALALGVSAAALAATGASAQTTSAIKAADVAAPKFAIEKGASLRMLRPVRFVQADEDVFRANAAKFSKETGVEVKVDFVGWEDINQQTAVTSNSGAGPDMIIGFSDAPHIYADKLVELNDVADYLGKRYGGWLPLAQTYGKRSKSDAWIGLPFGATAGPLIYRKSVLKSVGYDKVPEDHAGILELCQKLQKAGKPAGFALGNAKGDGNGFANWVLWSHNASLLDEEGNIVINSKETIAALKWVKELYPTFIAGTPSWNDVSNNRAYSSQEISLTANGVSLYFSLKNDPATKAIAEDSEHQLLPKGVAKISPMAGLTLNAMLFKHSQYPNAAKAFLQFMLEKDQYEPWLNANSGYWSQPLAAYAEAKVWSEDPKVSIFKDTMKSTYYDGYKGPISTATGAVSADYVLVQMCAAVATGASTPEAAAAEAEQRAKRYFRRQGR
- a CDS encoding DUF1330 domain-containing protein, with product MAVDLLNVKGLQALDPQAQVVMVNLMRFRECSLDGDGSGWDAYLRYSALTVPMIKARGGTLLWTGDAKAVALGEEAGNRWDYLALVYYPTVSAFIDMMTSDDYEQRCDPHRTNGCAEHVIIATKEAYSKFKMG
- a CDS encoding MlaD family protein, encoding MRARASHLMIGILTLALIGGALGGWLGYQKLISAKQKTAFRVIFEGSASGLRKGGSVNFAGIRVGEVVSLKLDHPRRVVALTMIDGNTPVKSDTQVGLEFQGLTGIAAISFTGGSDEAPPPRKGADGIPELTADPDGTLNTQEKIRVALRNVDKIIVDNEAAVKDTLRNFESFTASLSGNGAKITSVIAAAEDGIAAVDGALDKTKNFLGSLASDKYGGELLPTVISMRELIESFDKKSGAVIADTRKMFGELSQSINSSKFGAGPPSRR
- a CDS encoding Bug family tripartite tricarboxylate transporter substrate binding protein, producing MLAMVATAAAQAPYPNRNVTLVLPFAAGSGTDTTTRLIGKELGTALGVSTVIENKAGANGSIAASFVARSPADGYTLFVTTNTTHSANPYLLKTMSYDPIKDFTPIARTGDLPFMLVIHPDIPANSVAELIALAKKEPGKYSYASGSSSAIVSGATFARLAGIDLLHVPYKSSPPALTDVIAGRVSMMFIDVPTGLPHVNAKALKSLAVTTKKRSALLPDLPTMDDTVKGFDITSWQGYLGPANMPKDIVVKLNAEIRKVIERPDIKKQLAERGMEAFSGTPEEFDAFLKEQLVLWEKLIADAGIEKQ
- a CDS encoding methyl-accepting chemotaxis protein, which codes for MKLTNLKITPKLGILVGVTLLGLCAAGILAGYLMQREMLNGRIEQTRAIVDMARNMALGLQKQVAAGQMTKEAAIAEFSKRGNTLTFDNGNGYVFAYTMDGIAVLAPVASQIGQNRMDIDTGGRKLVRELRDGIVKDGEVTLRYEYRRPGQEELIRKFSYAVPIPGWNMFVGTGAYLDDLDTRMKPLAWLLGLAILGIGLVAGSIAWLIGRSISKPLGQLGARMQELAEGKLDGEIPGIGRSDEIGAMAATVQIFKDNAVRIRGLEQKEADVQARAEADRRAAMAQIAGDFERSVTGIVRSVSTAAAGMQTTAQSMTATASDASARAATVSAASQRSSDNVGTVASAAEELSSSVTEISRQVARSSEIASKAVSDAERTNATVGALSTGAEKIGEVVKLIHSIAAQTNLLALNATIEAARAGDSGRGFAVVASEVKALANQTAKATEEISSQVAAMQASTSEAVSSIGGITETISQMSEITLSISTAVEQQGGATREIARNIQSVAAGSNEVSSHIGGVTTAAAATGKAASEVLANARELDTQSGMLRSAVDEFLAKVRAA